In Fusarium falciforme chromosome 9, complete sequence, the following are encoded in one genomic region:
- a CDS encoding Small nuclear ribonucleoprotein Sm D3, translated as MTSTIGIPIKLLNEAQGHIVTLEITSGQTYRGKLLDAEDNMNVQLKDITVTARDGRVSHLDQVYIRGSHVRFFIVPDMLRNAPMFRSRNVRGRGVGLARGRATVSRARAGGRGR; from the exons ATGACGTCCACAATCGGCATCCCCATCAAGCTTCTCAACGAGGCACAG GGCCACATCGTTACTCTCGAAATCACCTCTGGCCAGACCTACCGCggcaagctcctcgatg CCGAGGACAACATGAACGTCCAGCTCAAGGACATCACCGTCACCGCCCGCGACGGCCGCGTCTCCCACCTCGACCAGGTCTACATCCGTGGCTCCCACGTGcgcttcttcatcgtcccCGACATGCTCCGCAACGCGCCCATGTTCCGCAGCCGAAACGTCCGCGGCCGCGGTGTTGGTCTCGCCCGAGGTCGCGCGACCGTCAGCCGTGCGCGCGCAGGCGGTCGAGGACGGTAG
- a CDS encoding GH18 domain-containing protein yields MSDSEQGSSGRPPIDGYVDPNFPNPNGEWDTPVIIYGYTPAFSLAVFAAVWFAVFLVVHLVQTIRFRSWYFITFPIGLLFEIVGYIARSLSAKDDPYHLLYFILNYFFIVTAPVFLAAGVYTILSALIPRLGRRYSFLPPKAILWFFITSDVIATVVQITGAALIGVRQSNRDDPTDANNILLGGLAYQVFSLGVFVILTASFLFRSRQEIRTRGRTLTSFCVAFAVATILIYLRTCFRLAETAEGLGGHLYSNEIYFACLEFAPVALAVLLFAIWYPGRKLAVLNVPGITITHVIVAAIHINDKPEDITLNDHHPSHPRFQTMWAELRVLQASGVKVMGMLGGAAKGSYQRLDADQEQFDRFYGPVRDMIRERGLDGLDLDVEEEMSLGGIVRLIDRLRSDFGPSFIITLAPVAMSLLDFTKNLSGFDYEALEVMRGRDIAWYNTQFYCGWGDCSNPLMYDLMIQKGWPPEKIVIGLVTNPENGGGYVPMNPLSMVLTTLRGRYGSFGGIMGWEYFNSLPGGTARPWEWARDMTKLLRGHLFPQSAETAVVTDGSVPTANATNEIDADAPGGKDVKVPKQFDYYSDGADDE; encoded by the exons ATGAGTGACAGTGAGCAAGGCAGCTCTGGGC GCCCGCCCATCGACGGCTACGTCGATCCAAACTTTCCCAATCCCAACGGCGAGTGGGACACGCCCGTCATCATCTACGGTTACACTCCCGCCTTTTCGCTCGCCGTGTTCGCCGCCGTCTGGTTCGCCGTCTTCCTCGTTGTCCACCTCGTCCAGACGATTCGCTTTCGGAGCTGGTACTTCATCACGTTTCCCATCGGGCTCTTGTTTGAGATTGTCGGATACATTGCGCGCTCGCTTTCAGCCAAGGATGATCCGTATCATCTACTATACTTTATCCTCAACtacttcttcatcgtcacgGCGCCCGTCTTCCTCGCTGCGGGTGTGTACACTATCCTCTCAGCATTGATACCCCGGCTTGGACGCCGATACTCGTTCCTCCCGCCCAAGGCCATCCTCTGGTTCTTTATTACTTCCGACGTCATCGCAACTGTGGTCCAGATCACAGGCGCTGCTCTCATCGGTGTGCGACAGTCAAACCGCGACGATCCCACAGACGCAAACAACATCCTCCTCGGTGGCTTAGCCTACCAGGTCTTCTCCCTTGGCGTCTTCGTCATCTTGACCGCGAGCTTTCTCTTCCGAAGCCGACAAGAGATTCGTACACGAGGTCGAACACTCACCAGTTTCTGCGTCGCATTCGCAGTAGCCACTATCCTCATCTATCTGCGAACGTGTTTCCGTCTGGCAGAGACGGCAGAGGGATTAGGCGGCCACCTTTATTCCAACGAGATTTACTTTGCTTGCCTCGAGTTTGCTCCCGTGGCGTTGGCTGTGTTGCTGTTTGCTATCTGGTATCCTGGACG TAAGCTGGCCGTTTTAAACGTTCCTG gcatcaccatcacccacGTCATTGTCGCCGCCATCCACATAAACGACAAGCCCGAGGACATCACCCTCAACGACCACCACCCATCTCACCCCCGCTTCCAGACCATGTGGGCCGAGCTCCGCGTGCTGCAGGCCTCGGGCGTGAAAGTCATGGGCATGCTGGGCGGCGCTGCCAAGGGGAGCTATCAGCGCCTTGACGCCGACCAGGAGCAGTTTGACAGGTTCTACGGTCCTGTGAGGGACATGATTCGGGAGCGTGGGCTAGACGGTCTTGATCTggacgtggaggaggagatgagtCTAGGAGGGATCGTTCGACTGATAGATCGCCTTCGAAGCGACTTTGGTCCCAGTTTCATCATCACTTTGGCACCCGTTGCCATGTCTCTGCTCGACTTTACCAAGAACCTCAGCGGCTTCGACTACGAGGCTCTCGAAGTCATGCGGGGCCGCGATATTGCCTGGTACAACACACAATTCTACTGCGGCTGGGGAGACTGCAGTAACCCCCTCATGTACGACCTCATGATCCAAAAGGGTTGGCCTCCGGAGAAGATTGTCATCGGACTCGTCACCAACCCGGAAAACGGCGGTGGCTATGTGCCTATGAACCCTCTCAGCATGGTCCTCACAACACTGCGAGGTCGTTATGGTTCCTTTGGAGGTATCATGGGTTGGGAGTACTTCAACAGCTTGCCTGGAGGTACGGCACGACCGTGGGAGTGGGCGAGGGACATGACCAAACTTCTAAGAGGGCATTTGTTTCCACAGTCGGCAGAAACAGCAGTGGTAACGGATGGGTCGGTACCTACAGCTAACGCAACTAACGAAATCGATGCGGACGCTCCAGGGGGGAAGGATGTAAAGGTTCCGAAGCAGTTCGACTACTACTCGGATGGAGCAGATGATGAATAG
- a CDS encoding HET domain-containing protein yields the protein MTLHDLTNDINTKNLRDEGLPSMTNNMRLGLRYSYHFVLQPAHLAAAAALIALITNRHWIRRALSRASLSLQSVLSNSFFQASQAIFGFRYSDKIDDQHIRLLRLPDAATDSSPAFTLHTFSLNQCPPYLAISYTWGPPEGDPSFYTAHDRQCILLNGKPFPVLPNLCDALSQLCAARPGQYLWVDSICINQASLSERSSQVPIMDSIYNGTVETMIWLGPASDKTPRAMEVARQLAAGAESKILELARDQSYGDVFIVDDPEVLKRNGLPPLTAVDWIDLGDIYTRAWFGRVWMLQEVALSRNPTVLISHYEAPWDVIADAAALTGMSRATLGLVALGNGREGIPLVQGLLHAINLQIVRQWSQGEASRFREVLQSVNFSFGIDTSHPWRILLQLLLGSNGSKATFRRDRVYALLGLVNHMARLEGQPRLNLKVDYHSTDDQVLTNLGFAFFQETQSLHLLSLAGLASRGTSSSLPTWIPSFETVHAPILNPNYSSLRPFDSSAGQDVEFTIDQDRHHLHVKTIRPHLGSIEEVGETWSEMLHGSLNKSMQILLHCGTTYLPTQQPIVEAFWRTLIMDNDLVQRPAPPNLVEAFSAWMTIITIAALIAHRPSNPTSFNHFDSLEPLWTLANSRDSTNSLPKTKDMIPLAFELGMPKNPDVPVISESERRARFEAWNKAAAPFEALLRLTLVPNRRIARTMRGYLCLVPTEAQVGDKVMIVAGCPTPLVLRRFNDIDDCFSLVGDAYVHGAMFGEHVTGDFWWTDISLV from the coding sequence ATGACCCTGCACGATCTTACCAacgacatcaacaccaaaaaccTCAGAGATGAAGGGCTCCCGTCCATGACCAACAATATGAGGCTAGGACTTAGATACAGTTACCATTTTGTGCTCCAGCCAGCTCATCTGGCCGCTGCAGCCGCCCTTATCGCCCTCATAACCAACCGTCATTGGATACGTCGCGCCTTGTCAAGAGCATCACTCTCATTACAAAGCGTCCTCTCAAacagcttcttccaagcCTCCCAAGCGATCTTTGGCTTCAGATACAGCGACAAGATCGATGATCAACACatccgcctcctccgcctcccagACGCAGCCACAGACTCCTCACCAGCCTTCACCCTCCACACATTCTCTCTCAACCAATGTCCCCCGTATCTCGCCATCTCTTACACTTGGGGTCCGCCCGAAGGCGATCCATCTTTCTACACGGCTCATGACCGACAATGCATCCTCCTCAATGGAAAGCCCTTCCCGGTGTTGCCGAACCTCTGTGACGCGCTGTCACAGTTGTGCGCCGCCAGGCCTGGGCAATATCTCTGGGTCGACAGCATCTGTATTAACCAGGCCAGTCTCTCTGAGCGCTCTTCCCAGGTTCCCATCATGGACAGCATCTACAATGGGACAGTCGAGACGATGATATGGCTAGGTCCTGCTTCAGACAAGACGCCTCGGGCTATGGAGGTAGCCCGACAACTAGCAGCAGGCGCAGAAAGCAAGATTCTTGAGTTGGCCAGAGACCAGTCGTACGGGGACGTCTTCATCGTGGATGATCCAGAGGTGCTCAAAAGAAACGGCTTACCACCCCTCACTGCGGTCGACTGGATCGACCTCGGTGACATCTACACCAGAGCCTGGTTCGGACGGGTATGGATGCTCCAGGAGGTTGCCCTATCCCGCAATCCAACAGTTCTAATCAGTCACTACGAGGCTCCATGGGATGTCATAGCAGACGCCGCTGCCCTCACTGGTATGTCCCGCGCCACTCTCGGCCTTGTTGCCCTAGGGAACGGCCGTGAGGGCATTCCCCTTGTTCAAGGCCTCCTCCACGCCATCAATCTTCAGATCGTCCGCCAATGGAGTCAAGGCGAAGCCAGTCGCTTTCGAGAAGTCCTCCAAAGCGTAAACTTTTCCTTCGGCATCGATACAAGTCATCCCTGGAGGATTCTACTGCAACTCTTACTGGGAAGCAACGGGTCCAAGGCAACATTCCGAAGAGATCGTGTTTAtgccctccttggcctcgtgaACCACATGGCACGGCTCGAAGGACAACCTCGTCTCAATCTCAAAGTTGACTACCACTCAACCGACGATCAAGTCCTCACAAATCTTGGATTCGCCTTCTTCCAAGAAACCCAATCTCTAcatctcctctccctcgccgGTCTCGCTAGCCGTGGCACCAGTTCAAGTTTACCTACCTGGATTCCTTCTTTCGAGACAGTCCATGCTCCCATCCTCAACCCGAACTATAGTAGCCTCCGTCCATTTGATTCCTCAGCTGGCCAAGACGTTGAATTCACTATCGATCAAGaccgccatcatctccatgtcAAAACAATCAGACCTCATCTCGGCAGCATTGAAGAGGTTGGTGAAACATGGTCCGAGATGCTCCATGGTAGCCTCAACAAGTCCATGCAGATCCTCCTCCACTGTGGTACAACATACCTTCCCACTCAGCAACCCATCGTTGAAGCCTTCTGGCGCACTCTCATCATGGACAATGACTTGGTCCAGCGCCCAGCACCACCAAACCTCGTTGAGGCTTTCAGCGCCTGGATGACCATCATAACCATTGCCGCCCTAATCGCTCATCGCCCTTCCAACCCTACCAGCTTCAATCATTTCGATAGCCTCGAACCGCTGTGGACCCTTGCAAACAGCAGAGATTCCACAAACAGCCTCCCCAAGACAAAGGATATGATTCCCCTAGCCTTCGAGTTGGGCATGCCCAAAAACCCCGACGTACCAGTCATCTCCGAATCAGAACGCCGGGCCAGGTTCGAGGCCTGGAATAAAGCCGCTGCTCCTTTCGAGGCCCTACTGCGCTTGACCCTCGTACCCAACAGACGCATTGCGAGGACCATGAGAGGCTACCTTTGTCTAGTTCCGACCGAGGCCCAAGTTGGGGACAAGGTCATGATTGTCGCTGGGTGTCCCACACCCTTGGTCCTGAGGAGGTTCAACGACATTGACGACTGCTTCAGCCTAGTCGGTGATGCCTACGTTCATGGCGCCATGTTTGGGGAACATGTGACAGGAGACTTTTGGTGGACAGACATTTCACTGGTTTGA
- a CDS encoding Nucleoside diphosphate kinase encodes MADVPRQKVENPAAGGDKHPNHQRNPLRRTAENLSPPIFIALFALLAIYILFSPPSSHLSPPVVPEPKSTFSSSSSTPTSQVIPDQNNITMSSTEQTFIAIKPDGVQRGLVGPIISRFENRGFKLAAIKLVTPGKEHLEKHYADLAGKPFFPGLIEYMNSGPICAMVWEGRDAVKTGRVILGATNPLASAPGTIRGDYAIDVGRNVCHGSDSVENAQKEIALWFKEGEVLSWKTSQFDWVYEKP; translated from the exons atggccgaTGTGCCCCGCCAAAAAGTCGAGAACCCCGCTGCAGGCGGCGACAAGCACCCCAATCACCAGCGCAACCCGCTACGGAGAACTGCGGAAAATCTGTCCCCGCCGATTTTCATCGCCCTCTTCGCCCTCCTGGCCATTTATATCCTCTTTTCACCGCCTTCTTCCCACCTTTCACCTCCAGTTGTGCCGGAGCCAAAGTCtaccttttcctcctcttcctccactcCCACATCCCAAGTCATCCCAGATCAAAACAACATCACAATGTCTTCTACCGAGCAGAC CTTCATCGCTATCAAGCCCGATGGTGTCCAG CGTGGCCTCGTTGGTCCCATCATCTCCCGCTTCGAGAACCGAGG CTTCAAGCTTGCCGCCATCAAGCTTGTCACCCCCGGCAAGGAGCACCTCGAGAAGCACT ATGCCGACCTCGCTGGCAAGCCCTTCTTCCCTGGTCTGATTGAGTACATGAACTCTGGCCCCATCTGCGCCATGGTCTGGGAGGGCCGTGATGCCGTCAAGACCGGCCGTG TCATCCTCGGTGCCACCAACCCCCTTGCCTCCGCCCCTGGCACCATCCGTGGTGACTACGCCATCGACGTCGGCCGCAACGTCTGCCACGGCTCCGACTCCGTCGAGAACGCCCAGAAGGAGATTGCTCTCTGGTtcaaggagggtgaggtCCTCTCCTGGAAGACCTCCCAGTTCGACTGGGTCTACGAGAAGCCTTAG